The sequence below is a genomic window from uncultured Campylobacter sp..
TCGAGGTTGCCCGTAGGCTCGTCGGCGATGATGATGTCGGGGTCATTGATGAGTGCGCGAGCGATGCAGACGCGCTGCTGCTCGCCGCCGCTAAGCTCGCTAGGGCGGTGCGTAATGCGGTGCCCGAGCCCCACTTTCTCAAGTGCTGCCTTGGCGCTGTCCTCGTCCACGCAGCTGTGGTAGTATTGATTTAACATAACGTTTTCGACGGCCGTTAGGTAAGGAATTAGGTGAAACTGCTGAAACACGAGACCGATCTTTTTGCGGCGAAATTCTAAAATTTGCTCGTCATTTAGCGCGCTCGCGTCGGCTCCGCCCAGGATATATCTGCCCGCGGTGGGGGTGTCCATCAGGCTTAAGATATTTACTAGCGTACTCTTGCCGCTGCCGCTTGGACCCATTATGCTGACCCACTCGCCGCTTAAAACGTCGAAGCTGATATTATCGAGTGCCTTGACCTCGCCGAAGTATTTGCAGATGCCTTCAAATTTTAAAATTTCCATGTCATTCCCTTAATAGATTCGCTAAATTCGGATTCAGCGCCTTTTTGATCGGATAGTAGCTTGCCGCGAGCGCAAAAATCAGGCTCAGCGCGACCGCCGCAAAGAGGCTAATCAGCCTAAAATCCACGCTGCTTGAAAATATCAGATGCCCGAGCAAGATCGCGAGCAGGTATCCCACGAATACCCCCACTAGCGAGCCTGCGACGCAGACGGTTAAAATTTCGCTCAGGATCAGGTGGAGCAAATTTTGCTTGCTCGCGCCGATTGCGCGGATGAGCGCGAACTCTTTGATCCGCGAAAGCAGGATCGAGCTAAGGCTCGTGTTGATGCAGACCGAGGTGATCAGAAGGATCGTAATGCCGATAAGAAGCATCAAAAGCTTGATTTTATTTAAGATGATGCCTTGGGTCTTGGATACCTTGCCGATCGGCGCGAAGCTCATCTGCGCATCGCTCAGGCTTTTTGAAATTTCGCTAAGCTGCTTAAAATCGCCGCTTACGATCGCTTCGGCGTAGTTTACCTGCGCAGGCTGATTTAAAATTTTTTGCGCCAGCGGCAGCGAGATTAGCAACATGCCGTCCTCTTTCTGCCCGTCATAGACGATGCCTTTTATCTTAACCTTGCTCGTTTCGTTTGAGCCGATCGGCGTGATCTCGATACTATCGCCGAGCTTCGCGCCCAAAAGTTTAGCGAGATCTTGTCCGATGAGAGCGTTTTTATCGTCGAAATCCACGCCGATAAACGAGCCCTCTTTAAGATCCAAAAACGGCATAGTATCGCGCAGGGAGGAGAAATTTACGCCCATGATGATGCCTGAGTTTACGCCTAAATTTGCGCTGCCGAAAAGGTATTTATTCGCGCTTTTTAGAGCTGGAATTTTGGCAAATTTCGCATCGAGCGCCGCTTCATCCATATGAGAATTTTCTAAATTTGCGGGGCTTACGATTAAATTTGCGCCGTAGCTGTTTAACTCGCTGGCGACCTTTTTATCGATGTCGGCGTAGATATTTACGAACGCCGCGCAAACCGCGCTGCCTAGCATGATCGCGACGAAAATTACGAAGCTGCGGATGCCGCTGTTGATGATACTTTTAAAGATCGCGCCTCTGAAAAACGCTCCGTTATTTCCTACCATAAAGCACCTCCGCAGGCAATAGCTTGATCACTCCGCGTAGCGGTAAGATCGAGCCGATAATGCAAATAAGAAGTCCAAAGACGATGCTAAGCGGAAAGACCATAAGTGAGACGCCGATAAAGGAGCCAAAAATTTGATACGCGATCGCCCAGCTAAGTGCGTAGCCCACGACTGCGCCCACGAGTGAGCTTGCTACGCAGATGACAAAAATTTCAGCGGCGAACTGGATATAGATCATAAAGTTGCTTGCTCCCAGCGCCTTAAGCAAGCCGATCTCCTTTTTGCGCTTGTAAATCTCGCTGCTTAGCAGGCTCGTGATGCAGATGCTTGAAATTAGCAGCGACAGAATGCTTACGACGCCCATTAAATTTTGAATTTTTTTCGTGATGCCGCTTTGAGCTTCGCTGACGCTAAGCACCGCCTTAGCGGTCGCGTTTGGATACTCCTCGGTGATCTGATATGCGATGGAGCTAACGTATGCCGAGCAATACCATGTGTCGTATTCTGTGGCGTCTAGATTATCAAGGCTCCTTCTTGCCTTTACGGATAGATCGTCTTCGGGGATCGTCATGGCGCTGACTTCTGCCTTAGCGATGAGACCCTCTTTGTGCGTTAGCTTTTGTACCAGCGATAAATTTGCGATCAGCTTTTTGGCTTCATCCTCCGCGCCGTGCAAAATCCCTACGACTTTAACCTCATAATCTCCAAGCTTAACCGTATCGCCGACCTTTAGCCCAAGCCCGTCGCCTGCGAGCACCTCATTCTCGACGCCGTCTTTTACCCACTGCCCCTCTACGCTCCAAAATGGATAGAGCGAGCGCACGCCCGATCTGAAATCAGGCTCGTCGCTAACGCCCACGTCCTTTTCAAAGTAGGTTCCCACGACGTCGTAATCTCCCGCGCGGGTAGTTAAAAAAGGCGCAAAGGCGGTGATATTATTGCGCCAAAAAATTTCTTTGATCTTATGCAGCTCGCTCTCTTTTAAGAAATCGTCATTCTTAAGCGGAGAGTATTCGCGCCCGCCGATCTCGATGCTTAGGCTTTGCGAGCGCGGTAGCACTACAATATTTGAGCCGTAGCTACGTAGCTCCTTAGCGACCTGATCGCCAATTTTTAGCGTGATATTTAGCATGCAAGCGATCAGCGAAACCGATAAAAATATCGTCAAAAACGCTAGAATTTTGCTATCCCTGGAGTTTAAAATGGATGATTTGATGATGCGTAAAAACATTATTTAAGCTCCTTTAGCGTGCCGTTTTCATCTACATAGCGCTCGGGGTGCGCGGTGAAGGCGTTTGCATTCGCTTCGCTTTCGAAAAAGTAGGTGCGTCCGTAGTAAAGATAGCTAAATTTAGAGGTGTTTAAAATTTCTTTTCTACTGACCGGATCGATCACCTTTTTATCCACAATCTCCGAGAAATAGGACGCGCCATCTTCGATCGTCTTAAGCGCGATGACGATATTTTGCCCCTCTAGCTTATAATCCAGCGGGATCGGGTTGCAGCCGCCCAGCTTGCCGACGCTCGGCAAAAATATACGCACGTTGCAAGCGATGCAGATGAGCTCGTCGCCTTTTTTGATATAGCCCATATCGCCGCAGATCGAGCACGCGTCAAAAACCGCGACCGGGGCAAATTTGTCCGTGAAGCGGTTTAGTAGAAAAAATCTAACCTTATGCCCGTCGTCGGTAACGTAGGCAAAGCGGTGCAGCTTGCCATCTTTTACGATGTTTGCATCGATTATGAATTCCGCGCCTTGCGGCTCGATGATCTTAGGTTCATCGATCGTAGGCGGTTTTGAGGCGACCAAGATATAATAAAGCCCCAAAAAGCTGATTAAAATCCCAAGCGATAAGATCAGGCTAAAATCTCTAAAAATGGCAAATCTGCCCGCTTTAACTTCTCTAAATTTTATAATGTCCGCTTCGCGAGGCACTCGACTTGGCGCACGAAATGCCGTAAGTAGCGCAATTAGCGCGGCTATAAGGCAAAGAGCTAGCGTCAGATAGGAGTTATTGTAGTGGATGATTTTAGCGATGACGCTTAGAAACTCGGACGAGCCGATCGCGTTTGAAAGCCCTTCAAAACCCTTCGCAGCTAGTGCTTTGGGCGCGTCTGCCTGGCGCAGATCAAGGCCTAAAAAGCCGATTTTAGCGATAAAGGCAAACGCCCACACGATGACGAATGACGCTAGCTTTGCGCCTCTGCTTGCGCGCGCTAGAGCTGAGCGATAAATAAAATAGAATAAAATTAGCGCCAGCGCACCTAAAACCGCCATGAAGAGGTTGGTTAGGCTGAAGCTGTCCAATAGCTCGCCGGAGAAAATTTTAAAATTCATCCCTATGAAGCGGTATTCAAATCCATACGCGCAACCAAGAGCAAAAATAACTATAGCGGTAAGATAGAATCGCTTAAACTTAAACGCAAACAGCAGCGCGAGCAGCGCTAAAAGTGCGAGCGCATCAAATACGATCTTGCCCGTATCGGCGTTTGCCGAGCGCGCAAATGCGCTAAAGCACAGCGCCCCGAATGCAGCTCCTAAAAGCGCGGGCAAAAACGATGCGCTGATAAAGCGCCTGCCGCCCAGATACGCGCTTAAAAACGCGAGCGGAAATAGAGCCAAGCTAACGTGATAAAAAAATATCGTCATTAAAAATCCTCATCGAGCCTAATGCGCGTAAATCGCCTATAATCGCTTAAATTTTAAAATTTTAAAACCTACGCCATTTTGTAAATTTTAAAATTTTAAATCCACTCGCAAAAAAGTTCGCAACGGCAAGAGCCACCCGCAAAGAGAAATTTCGCCTCGCTTTTGTTTTGGTTTTGTCTCGTCCTTGCAGCGCGCTAAATTTTAAAATTTTAATTCTCTTGAAATTTTAAAATCTTGCCGCAGCTAAAAAGATTCGTAAGCTTAAACGCATTAAAGCAAAAACGACGCGCTTTAGCTGCGGCGTAGCGGTTAAATTTAAACGGGCTAAATTTAACCGCCTTAAATTTAAAGTGTGCGGCTAAACCCGATACCGCTAGGACTCCGCCGAAAACAGACTCGGCGGAGCCATCTATGATTTACTCTTTAGGAGCGCCTGTGTATTGGAAGGTGTATTTAACCGAGAACGGCTCCCACCATTTGCCTACGCCGGTCGCTTTGTCTGCGTGGCGACCAAATCCGTTGGCGCTTGGATTTTCGATGTTATAGGTTAGCTCGTAGTTGCCTACACCGTTTACCATCTTGATATTGGCGCCGTAGTGAGGGCCGTCGCTAGCTACCATCGGCATGAAATTTCCCTTTTGAATCTTGCCGGTATCTAGGTTTTTAAGCACGTAAGCTATTTTTAGATAAGGGATCCATTCGCCCTCGCCAAATCCATTTGCGTTGCCTTTGATAGCGTGGATATCCGCCTCAAGGTGGATGTCCGCCTTGCTAGGAGCTAGATCGATGCCTTTAGGCTCCATATCGATAGGCTGAAGATACACAGCAGCGATCTCCATTCCATTTTGCTCAATCGGCTCGCCGATCGG
It includes:
- a CDS encoding ABC transporter permease; protein product: MFLRIIKSSILNSRDSKILAFLTIFLSVSLIACMLNITLKIGDQVAKELRSYGSNIVVLPRSQSLSIEIGGREYSPLKNDDFLKESELHKIKEIFWRNNITAFAPFLTTRAGDYDVVGTYFEKDVGVSDEPDFRSGVRSLYPFWSVEGQWVKDGVENEVLAGDGLGLKVGDTVKLGDYEVKVVGILHGAEDEAKKLIANLSLVQKLTHKEGLIAKAEVSAMTIPEDDLSVKARRSLDNLDATEYDTWYCSAYVSSIAYQITEEYPNATAKAVLSVSEAQSGITKKIQNLMGVVSILSLLISSICITSLLSSEIYKRKKEIGLLKALGASNFMIYIQFAAEIFVICVASSLVGAVVGYALSWAIAYQIFGSFIGVSLMVFPLSIVFGLLICIIGSILPLRGVIKLLPAEVLYGRK
- a CDS encoding FtsX-like permease family protein, with product MVGNNGAFFRGAIFKSIINSGIRSFVIFVAIMLGSAVCAAFVNIYADIDKKVASELNSYGANLIVSPANLENSHMDEAALDAKFAKIPALKSANKYLFGSANLGVNSGIIMGVNFSSLRDTMPFLDLKEGSFIGVDFDDKNALIGQDLAKLLGAKLGDSIEITPIGSNETSKVKIKGIVYDGQKEDGMLLISLPLAQKILNQPAQVNYAEAIVSGDFKQLSEISKSLSDAQMSFAPIGKVSKTQGIILNKIKLLMLLIGITILLITSVCINTSLSSILLSRIKEFALIRAIGASKQNLLHLILSEILTVCVAGSLVGVFVGYLLAILLGHLIFSSSVDFRLISLFAAVALSLIFALAASYYPIKKALNPNLANLLRE
- a CDS encoding Fe-S-containing protein; this translates as MTIFFYHVSLALFPLAFLSAYLGGRRFISASFLPALLGAAFGALCFSAFARSANADTGKIVFDALALLALLALLFAFKFKRFYLTAIVIFALGCAYGFEYRFIGMNFKIFSGELLDSFSLTNLFMAVLGALALILFYFIYRSALARASRGAKLASFVIVWAFAFIAKIGFLGLDLRQADAPKALAAKGFEGLSNAIGSSEFLSVIAKIIHYNNSYLTLALCLIAALIALLTAFRAPSRVPREADIIKFREVKAGRFAIFRDFSLILSLGILISFLGLYYILVASKPPTIDEPKIIEPQGAEFIIDANIVKDGKLHRFAYVTDDGHKVRFFLLNRFTDKFAPVAVFDACSICGDMGYIKKGDELICIACNVRIFLPSVGKLGGCNPIPLDYKLEGQNIVIALKTIEDGASYFSEIVDKKVIDPVSRKEILNTSKFSYLYYGRTYFFESEANANAFTAHPERYVDENGTLKELK
- a CDS encoding iron transporter — protein: MKKIFSGMLALSLASVIAMAGEHPIGEPIEQNGMEIAAVYLQPIDMEPKGIDLAPSKADIHLEADIHAIKGNANGFGEGEWIPYLKIAYVLKNLDTGKIQKGNFMPMVASDGPHYGANIKMVNGVGNYELTYNIENPSANGFGRHADKATGVGKWWEPFSVKYTFQYTGAPKE